The proteins below come from a single Juglans regia cultivar Chandler chromosome 12, Walnut 2.0, whole genome shotgun sequence genomic window:
- the LOC109019604 gene encoding uncharacterized protein At5g41620-like, with the protein MEGKEKGMEREAKKQGLMVKKLKRRMLVGKRGGPCTPPPTWRLELSSHENDDTCTTNMQEFLTIPNNTASVSARKLGANLWDWEIQPHQHVPLRPAKLSKGVARPRHRYHRHKGFEVSQHLVDPPDSPPYSPASASQLRRHVAASPVRQHRSLQRNHCALQPLSPASYGSSLEVARYSPAFTPASSLDLKARMVESSNGLKTSTTLLKVLNRIWSLEEEKISNISLVKALKMELYHSQARIKELLEEKQSDRHEMGDLMKQVTVDKLVRKNKEQDQIKAAVGSIRYELEDEKKLRKHSESLHWKLARELSELKSSFSNALKELERERNVRLLLENLCDEFAKGIRDYEQEFRSLKHQTDKDGVGRENTDRLILHISEAWLDERMQMKLVEAQNDLAEKNTILDKLGFDIETFLQAKQSTESRKNGNLSPQELKNVCRLSRESFPLNETVSAPQSAADENSSTNGDSCCFELNKSTGGKRSKISSKQKDKNAAESHHKEILKSSSLRKKVGLWEINEVCNKSCLHGQFEEHKMKAMPCNGSRSQLAERQQGEMGGEKQDVINYLEKSGMREATQEDLQERCSRRVGTGGLKSSHVLDNLIRSHSLSLEGQSNCREDSCVQSVLTDNATPAQQWVSKLITPDPGKCESTLRWTQGLKEDTLMAKLLEARLEGQHSRLKSSKGSF; encoded by the exons ATGGAAGGCAAAGAAAAAGGTATGGAGAGAGAAGCCAAAAAGCAGGGATTGATGGTGAAAAAGTTGAAACGCCGTATGTTGGTAGGGAAAAGAGGAGGCCCTTGTACTCCACCACCCACATGGAGGCTTGAGCTTTCATCTCACGAGAATGATGACACCTGTACTACTAACATGCAAGAATTCCTCACCATTCCCAACAACACTGCATCAGTCTCAGCCAGAAAGCTCGGCGCAAACCTCTGGGACTGGGAGATACAGCCCCATCAACACGTCCCACTCAGGCCTGCTAAACTGAGTAAGGGTGTTGCTAGGCCTCGTCACCGCTACCACAGGCACAAGGGGTTTGAGGTTTCCCAACACTTGGTTGACCCTCCTGATAGCCCCCCTTACTCG CCAGCAAGTGCAAGTCAGTTGAGGAGGCATGTTGCAGCTTCACCTGTACGACAGCATCGATCACTTCAAAGGAACCATTGTGCCCTGCAGCCTTTATCTCCTGCAAGTTATGGTAGCTCGTTGGAG GTGGCACGTTATAGCCCTGCTTTCACTCCCGCAAGTTCTTTGGACTTGAAGGCTAGAATGGTTGAATCAAGTAACGGCCTTAAAACATCCACAACGTTACTCAAGGTGCTCAATCGGATCTGGAgtcttgaagaagaaaaaatatccAATATATCGTTGGTAAAAGCATTGAAAATGGAACTATATCACTCTCAGGCTAGAATTAAAGAATTGCTAGAAGAGAAGCAATCAGATAGGCATGAAATGGGTGACCTGATGAAACAAGTTACTGTGGATAAGCTTGTTAGGAAGAATAAGGAGCAAGATCAAATTAAAGCTGCAGTTGGATCTATCAGGTATGAGctagaagatgagaagaagttAAGAAAGCACTCAGAAAGCCTGCACTGGAAGCTAGCTCGAGAGCTTTCTGAATTGaaatcatctttttcaaatGCTTTGAAAGAacttgaaagagagagaaatgtaCGGCTTCTCTTGGAAAACTTGTGTGACGAGTTTGCTAAAGGAATAAGAGATTATGAACAAGAATTCCGGTCTTTAAAGCACCAGACTGACAAGGATGGGGTTGGTAGGGAAAACACTGACAGGTTAATTCTCCATATTTCAGAAGCATGGCTTGATGAACGGATGCAAATGAAGTTAGTGGAAGCTCAAAATGATCTTGCAGAAAAGAATACAATCCTGGACAAGTTAGGGTTTGATATAGAAACTTTTCTTCAAGCTAAACAGTCCACTGAATCAAGGAAAAATGGTAACTTGTCACCCCAGGAGCTAAAAAATGTGTGTCGGCTTTCACGAGAATCCTTTCCTTTGAATGAGACTGTTAGTGCACCTCAAAGTGCAGCTGATGAAAACTCCTCTACTAATGGTGATTCATGTTGCTTTGAACTAAACAAGAGTACTGGTGGGAAACGAAGCAAAATCAGCTCCAAACAGAAGGATAAAAATGCTGCAGAGAGCCATCACAAAGAGATTTTGAAATCAAGTTCGCTTAGAAAAAAGGTAGGATTATGGGAAATCAATGAAGTCTGTAACAAATCTTGTTTGCACGGTCAGTTTGAAGAACATAAGATGAAGGCCATGCCATGTAATGGTAGCAGGAGCCAGTTAGCAGAGAGGCAACAGGGTGAGATGGGAGGAGAAAAGCAAGATGTAATAAACTATCTTGAGAAATCTGGAATGCGTGAGGCTACCCAGGAAGATCTACAAGAAAGATGCAGCAGACGAGTTGGAACCGGTGGACTGAAGTCAAGTCATGTGCTTGATAACTTGATTCGAAGTCATTCCTTGTCATTGGAAGGTCAAAGTAATTGCAGAGAAGATTCTTGTGTTCAGTCTGTATTAACAGATAATGCAACTCCAGCACAACAATGGGTGTCAAAATTAATAACTCCAGATCCTGGAAAATGTGAATCTACTCTGAGATGGACGCAGGGCTTGAAGGAGGATACATTGATGGCTAAGCTACTTGAAGCAAGGTTAGAGGGACAGCACTCTCGCTTAAAATCTTCCAAAGGTTCCTTTTAA